The following proteins are co-located in the Anomalospiza imberbis isolate Cuckoo-Finch-1a 21T00152 chromosome 1, ASM3175350v1, whole genome shotgun sequence genome:
- the DCLK3 gene encoding serine/threonine-protein kinase DCLK3, whose amino-acid sequence MPAAAPPPLHPAAGACCHCQGRQGLLDHSPRDTGSKVKERKLHGTCPPVGRGNYEKPCLGESSHRSSFFTPHNGFHTIHSEHSPVKPRIITVVKPGGRTLRRITLLLNRRSVQTFEQLMADISEALGFPHWKNDRVRKLYNLRGREIRSVSEFFREGDAFIAMGKEPLTLKDLEVVLQELYPENPYAATAAIQTNEEQSQKLKSRLYDKASKVDSGFDETEMTKNCSDSLSSQLVAGHEGKNQAKTKQEEKMRTKKKWTRKSWGGEHGVKHSGKTRESERYLNHERSSEEGLEESSEEVLRCEKCEQERQAREKLRRERQAEASFENRDLNTGVCQRYHVERNTKVRNCRKSPETCLEGEEVGWKDNGSRRMWKPLQRIVNEGLEKQKRNIEKERDVEKHENHGKEVVKIRKNAVEGLQLSHEVKEDNGSSCVMNQSGWLKKDTLRDAEKMSKTHREGREGQRAKEEAARREGNGTCRESDMTRREKTGERRVSKEDNKTQGLESTSRRHAIKSRTDVEKHYEIGRTIGDGNFAVVKECRHCDSNQIYAMKIVDKSKLKGKEDMMESEILIIRSLSHPNIVSLIEVYETEAEIYLILEYVPGGDLFDAIIESVKFTEHDAAVMITDLCEALVYIHSKNIVHRDLKPENLLVQHNADKSTTLKLADFGLAKQVTKPIFTVCGTPTYVAPEILAEKGYGLEVDMWAAGVILYILLCGFPPFRSQDRDQDELFQIIQLGHYEFLSPYWDNISAAAKDLITRLLIVDPQKRYTARQVLQHPWIRTAGKTNSRNLQREVTINIERHFRAQRRKEVVDEDT is encoded by the exons ATGCcggccgccgcgccgcccccgctcCACCCCGCGGCGGGcgcctgctgccactgccagg GACGCCAAGGCTTGTTGGACCATTCGCCACGTGACACAGGCTCAAAAGTGAAAGAGAGGAAACTGCATGGGACTTGTCCTCCTGTTGGTCGTGGAAACTATGAAAAGCCTTGTTTGGGTGAAAGCAGCCACAGGTCCTCATTTTTCACTCCCCACAATGGTTTTCACACGATACATTCAGAACACAGTCCTGTGAAGCCAAGGATAATTACAGTGGTGAAACCCGGGGGACGCACGCTCAGGAGGATAACCTTGCTTCTCAACAGGAGATCAGTCCAGACCTTTGAGCAGCTGATGGCTGACATTTCAGAGGCTCTGGGATTTCCTCATTGGAAGAATGACCGTGTGAGAAAGCTGTACAAtctgagaggcagagaaatCCGAAGTGTTTCTGAGTTCTTCAGGGAAGGTGATGCATTCATAGCTATGGGGAAGGAGCCCCTCACTTTGAAGGACCTGGAGGTGGTATTACAAGAACTTTATCCTGAAAATCCTtatgctgccactgctgccattCAGACAAATGAGGAGCAGTCCCAAAAACTGAAGAGCAGGCTGTATGACAAGGCCTCGAAAGTAGACAGTGGCTTTGATGAGACAGAAATGACCAAGAACTGCAGCGATAGCTTGTCTTCCCAGCTGGTAGCTGgacatgaaggaaaaaatcaaGCCAAGacaaagcaagaggaaaaaatgagaaCCAAAAAAAAGTGGACTAGAAAGAGCTGGGGTGGTGAGCATGGAGTGAAGCATTCTGGAAAAACACGAGAAAGTGAAAGGTACCTTAACCACGAGAGGAGTTCTGAGGAAGGCTTAGAAGAGAGTTCTGAGGAGGTGCTGAGGTGTGAGAAATGCGAACAGGAAAGGCAAGCCAGAGAAAAGTTACGGAGGGAAAGGCAGGCTGAAGCCTCGTTTGAGAATAGAGACTTGAACACAGGCGTGTGTCAGAGGTACCACgtagaaagaaatacaaaagtCAGGAACTGCAGAAAGTCTCCTGAAACCTGTCTGGAGGGTGAGGAAGTTGGCTGGAAAGATAATGGCAGTAGGAGGATGTGGAAGCCGCTACAAAGGATTGTTAATGAAGGGCTGGAGAAGCAAAAAAGGAACATTGAGAAAGAAAGGGATGTGGAGAAGCATGAAAACCATGGAAAGGAAGTAGTAAAAATCAGAAAGAATGCTGTAGAAGGGCTCCAGCTATCTCATGAAGTGAAGGAAGATAATGGAAGTAGCTGTGTAATGAACCAAAGTGGTTGGCTAAAGAAAGACACTCTAAGGGATGCTGAGAAAATGTCTAAAACACATAGGGAGGGCAGAGAGGGACAAAGGGCTAAAGAGGAAGCTGCCAGAAGAGAGGGCAATGGCACATGTAGAGAGAGTGACATGACTCGACGAGAAAAAACAGGGGAGCGCAGAGTGAGTAAAGAAGACAACAAAACTCAGGGATTGGAAAGCACAAGCCGGAGGCATGCCATTAAAAGCAGAACTGATGTGGAAAAACACTATGAGATTGGCAGAACTATTGGGGATGGGAACTTTGCAGTGGTGAAGGAATGTCGCCACTGTGATTCCAATCAGATCTATGCAATGAAAATTGTTGATAAATCCAAGCTGAAGGGGAAGGAGGACATGATGGAAAGTGAAATCCTCATTATTCGGAGTCTCTCTCATCCCAATATAGTAAGCTTAATTGAGGTGTATGAGACAGAAGCTGAGATTTACTTAATCTTAGAGTATGTCCCAGGAGGGGACTTATTTGATGCAATCATAGAAAGTGTAAAGTTCACAGAGCATGATGCTGCTGTCATGATTACTGACCTGTGTGAAGCACTGGTTTATATTCACAGCAAAAACATTGTCCACAGGGACCTCAAACCAGAGAATCTTTTG GTTCAGCACAATGCAGATAAATCTACTACACTGAAACTGGCAGATTTTGGCCTTGCTAAGCAGGTTACAAAACCCATATTTACTGTCTGTGGAACACCAACATATGTTGCTCCTGAAATACTTGCTGAGAAGG GCTATGGCCTCGAAGTAGACATGTGGGCAGCTGGCGTGATCCTTTACATCCTGCTCTGTGGTTTTCCCCCTTTCCGCAGTCAGGACCGTGATCAAGATGAGCTGTTTCAGATCATACAGCTGGGTCACTACGAGTTCCTATCCCCTTACTGGGACAATATTTCTGCAG CAGCAAAAGACCTCATCACCAGGCTGTTGATAGTGGATCCTCAGAAGCGCTACACAGCCCGTCAAGTACTTCAGCACCCCTGGATCAGAACAGCCGGGAAAACTAACAGCAGGAATCTGCAGAGGGAAGTGACAATAAACATCGAGCGCCATTTCCGGGCCCAGCGCCGAAAGGAAGTTGTTGATGAGGACACATGA